A stretch of the Pseudomonas helvetica genome encodes the following:
- a CDS encoding methionine ABC transporter permease: MNRSIDWNEILQLVLNATGETLYMVLLAGLFTLLIGLPLGVLLFISRSGGLYPIPKLNKGLGGLVNLGRSLPFVVMLIALIPLTRLIVGTTLGSTAAVVPITIGAFPFFARIVENALDEVDKGRIEAILAMGGDIRHVIFKVLLPEALPALLAGITLTLVMLIGFSSMAGVIGGGGLGDLAIRYGYQRFNNQVMVATVVVLVILVQGVQSLGDRLVRSLAHRR; the protein is encoded by the coding sequence ATGAACCGTAGCATCGACTGGAACGAGATCCTCCAACTGGTGCTCAACGCGACGGGCGAAACCCTGTACATGGTCTTGCTGGCGGGACTCTTTACCCTGCTGATCGGCTTGCCTCTGGGCGTGTTGCTGTTCATCAGCCGCAGCGGTGGTCTGTACCCGATACCCAAGCTCAACAAAGGCCTGGGTGGCCTGGTCAACCTTGGTCGCTCGTTACCCTTCGTGGTGATGCTGATTGCCTTGATCCCGCTGACCCGGTTGATAGTCGGCACGACACTGGGCAGCACCGCCGCGGTGGTGCCGATCACCATCGGCGCCTTTCCATTCTTTGCCCGTATCGTCGAGAACGCCCTGGACGAAGTCGACAAGGGCCGGATCGAAGCCATCCTTGCCATGGGGGGAGATATTCGCCATGTGATCTTCAAGGTGCTGCTGCCCGAAGCGCTGCCCGCGTTGTTGGCGGGCATCACCTTGACCCTGGTGATGCTGATCGGGTTTTCTTCCATGGCTGGCGTCATTGGTGGCGGTGGTCTGGGGGATCTGGCGATCCGCTACGGCTATCAACGCTTCAACAACCAGGTGATGGTTGCCACCGTGGTCGTGCTGGTGATCCTGGTCCAAGGCGTGCAGAGCCTCGGCGACCGCTTGGTGCGCTCTCTGGCACATCGACGTTGA
- a CDS encoding DUF3079 domain-containing protein — MAKNFPVNPKHPERICWGCDRYCPAKSLACGNGSDRTMHPAELFGEDWHLPGDWGIESLIVTDKTENEGI; from the coding sequence ATGGCCAAGAACTTCCCCGTCAACCCCAAGCACCCCGAGCGGATCTGTTGGGGATGCGACCGGTATTGTCCAGCCAAGTCCCTGGCGTGCGGCAATGGTTCCGACCGTACGATGCATCCGGCCGAGCTGTTCGGGGAAGATTGGCATCTGCCTGGCGACTGGGGTATCGAGTCCCTCATCGTCACAGACAAGACAGAGAATGAAGGTATCTAG
- a CDS encoding methionine ABC transporter ATP-binding protein, which produces MIIVEQLSKTYASGQAPALDQVSLSIPDGAIYGILGRSGAGKSTLLRCLNLLERPSSGRILLDGKDLTALSDIELRRQRQRIGMIFQGFNLLHSRNVFDNIAVPLEIARVSKEQRHSRVRELLDLVGLSDKARAFPSQLSGGQKQRVGIARALAARPAYLLSDEATSALDPETTASILELLRDINRQLGLTIVLITHELDVVKSICGHAALLAHGRLVEAGPIAQLLANPESSLGRSLLPGYSAPLGNDTLALELSFFDSLLATPVLNELVQQQGVEVNLLASGVESIGGRRVGRLRVAFSHPGDKLKLTRVLAFLTQRGVRVERS; this is translated from the coding sequence ATGATCATCGTCGAGCAGTTGAGCAAAACCTACGCGTCAGGGCAGGCTCCTGCACTGGATCAGGTGTCCTTGAGCATTCCCGATGGAGCGATCTACGGGATTCTGGGGCGTAGCGGTGCGGGTAAATCGACGCTGCTGCGTTGCCTCAATCTGCTCGAACGCCCCAGTTCCGGGCGCATTCTGCTGGATGGCAAGGACCTCACAGCCTTGTCCGACATCGAACTGCGCCGGCAACGCCAGCGCATCGGCATGATCTTTCAAGGCTTCAACCTGCTGCACTCACGCAACGTCTTCGACAACATCGCCGTGCCTCTGGAAATCGCTCGCGTCAGTAAAGAACAGCGTCATTCACGAGTAAGAGAGCTGCTGGATCTGGTGGGCTTGAGCGATAAAGCGCGGGCGTTTCCCTCCCAGCTGTCCGGTGGGCAGAAGCAGCGGGTGGGAATCGCCCGGGCGTTGGCGGCGCGACCGGCTTATCTACTGTCGGATGAAGCCACCAGCGCCCTGGACCCGGAAACCACGGCCTCGATTCTTGAATTGCTGCGCGACATCAATCGTCAACTGGGGCTGACCATCGTGCTGATCACCCATGAGCTGGATGTGGTCAAGTCCATTTGTGGTCACGCGGCGTTACTGGCCCACGGCCGGTTGGTCGAGGCGGGACCTATCGCACAACTGTTGGCAAACCCGGAATCAAGTCTCGGTCGCTCACTGCTGCCGGGTTACAGCGCGCCCTTGGGCAACGATACCCTGGCCTTGGAGCTGAGCTTTTTCGACAGTCTTCTGGCCACCCCGGTGCTCAACGAATTAGTGCAGCAGCAGGGCGTCGAGGTGAACTTGCTGGCCAGTGGCGTCGAGTCCATTGGCGGGCGGCGAGTCGGGCGTTTGCGCGTGGCCTTTAGTCATCCCGGCGATAAGCTGAAATTGACTCGGGTGCTGGCCTTTCTCACGCAGCGCGGTGTCAGGGTGGAGCGCTCATGA
- a CDS encoding helix-turn-helix transcriptional regulator has protein sequence MHRREKIECLKSNIKYLIKSRGETQLSLCNSSGLTRTTIYNILEGRVANVQQSTIRKISDFFGVSYEEIETIDFEEKEVIESSVSLQGNMNPAAVPIIKESLVIQSLDRRIGELATLYPLTYYFGTSYNLIGVLLENEIIGLNEPGDLLIIKKGSSSDDKEKLVYDKITQKLFITSEACFSSDRICVVGDIIEERFNGA, from the coding sequence ATGCACAGAAGAGAAAAAATAGAGTGTTTGAAAAGTAATATTAAGTACTTGATAAAAAGTCGCGGAGAGACGCAGTTGTCTTTGTGCAATTCCAGCGGCCTGACCAGAACGACTATCTATAATATTCTGGAAGGGCGGGTGGCAAATGTGCAGCAGTCCACCATTCGCAAGATTTCTGATTTCTTCGGCGTGTCTTATGAGGAAATAGAAACTATTGATTTTGAAGAGAAGGAGGTAATAGAGAGTAGTGTCTCTCTGCAAGGGAATATGAATCCAGCTGCAGTCCCTATCATTAAAGAGAGCTTGGTTATTCAAAGCCTGGATAGAAGAATTGGTGAATTGGCCACCCTCTACCCTTTGACTTACTATTTTGGCACATCCTATAATTTAATAGGCGTACTTCTGGAGAACGAAATTATTGGCCTGAATGAGCCAGGAGATCTATTGATAATAAAGAAAGGCTCGTCGAGTGACGATAAAGAAAAGCTGGTGTACGACAAAATAACCCAAAAACTATTCATAACAAGCGAGGCCTGTTTTAGTTCGGATCGTATTTGTGTTGTGGGGGATATAATAGAGGAGCGGTTTAATGGCGCGTGA
- a CDS encoding DUF411 domain-containing protein — MQSNFHLRALCIATFAALFIGSTAHAAQTLTIDVHRDANCGCCKQWIQHLEANGFTVIDHLETNMSAVKQDLGVAPRLSSCHTAMFNGKFVEGHVPAEQILAMSKRDDLLGIAAPGMPAGSPGMEVDGKHDAYQIVGLTKAGTDQIIAQYPGT; from the coding sequence ATGCAAAGTAACTTCCACCTGCGAGCATTATGCATCGCGACATTCGCAGCACTGTTCATTGGTTCAACGGCTCACGCAGCTCAGACCCTGACCATCGATGTTCATCGAGACGCAAACTGCGGGTGCTGCAAGCAGTGGATTCAGCACCTTGAGGCCAACGGTTTCACCGTCATTGATCATCTGGAAACCAACATGAGCGCGGTTAAACAGGACCTTGGTGTTGCTCCACGACTCTCGTCTTGCCACACCGCAATGTTCAACGGGAAGTTTGTTGAGGGTCATGTACCCGCAGAGCAAATACTTGCGATGAGCAAACGCGATGACCTGCTCGGGATCGCTGCACCCGGAATGCCGGCAGGTTCGCCAGGGATGGAAGTCGATGGCAAGCACGACGCTTATCAGATTGTCGGCCTGACTAAAGCGGGCACCGATCAGATCATTGCGCAATACCCGGGAACCTGA
- a CDS encoding queuosine precursor transporter, with amino-acid sequence MARDGEVENSKYKLLGFENSKNLAVIMIIATGKVIRVKLSEVLSSEIMDNLNKMEIKNLYKKFYSQGGAVTAYEMNDRHESSWMIYIVLNLLLFTFYIFTSIAATKPIYLESLDIIVTPGTFLYPLTFLIVDLLNEAYGLRLARKAILFAFASNALIIVLLNASTYLPGLPGWKLDMPYNQVITHVSSVLVASSVSFLFSENINSYLLCKIKELTNSRFLFLRVFLSTFFAVIIDSFLFCYIAFYGSMENSDILNMIYVQIAIKVCFAFFNVLPAYGARSLFKKYITASPVK; translated from the coding sequence ATGGCGCGTGATGGCGAAGTCGAAAACAGCAAATACAAATTGCTAGGGTTTGAGAACAGCAAAAATCTTGCTGTGATTATGATCATCGCTACCGGTAAGGTCATCAGGGTAAAATTAAGCGAAGTATTAAGTAGTGAAATAATGGACAATTTAAATAAAATGGAAATCAAGAACTTGTATAAGAAATTTTATTCTCAAGGGGGGGCGGTAACCGCTTACGAAATGAATGATCGCCATGAAAGCTCATGGATGATTTATATTGTTCTAAATCTACTGCTGTTTACATTTTATATTTTTACCAGTATTGCAGCGACCAAGCCTATTTATTTAGAAAGCCTTGATATCATTGTTACTCCGGGCACTTTTCTTTATCCGTTGACGTTTTTAATCGTTGACTTGCTGAATGAGGCTTACGGTCTTAGGCTTGCGAGGAAAGCCATATTATTTGCTTTTGCAAGTAATGCTCTTATTATTGTTTTGCTGAACGCTTCGACCTATCTCCCAGGGCTGCCTGGCTGGAAGCTTGATATGCCTTATAATCAGGTTATTACTCATGTGTCTTCTGTGCTGGTAGCGTCCTCTGTTTCTTTTCTTTTTTCTGAAAATATAAACTCGTATTTGTTGTGCAAAATAAAAGAGCTGACAAATTCCAGGTTTCTATTTTTGCGTGTGTTTTTAAGTACTTTTTTTGCGGTGATAATAGACAGCTTCCTTTTTTGCTACATTGCATTTTATGGAAGCATGGAAAACAGTGATATATTGAATATGATTTATGTTCAGATAGCGATAAAGGTGTGTTTTGCTTTCTTTAATGTTTTGCCTGCCTACGGTGCAAGGTCGTTGTTTAAAAAATATATAACTGCAAGCCCTGTTAAGTAA
- a CDS encoding isopenicillin N synthase family oxygenase — protein sequence MPHTRDITTLPTLDLSLLDGSPVQRQAFLDDLRHAARDVGFLYLTGHGIDSILLKQVQEHARQFFALPDHEKAAVGMINSPHFRGYNRTASEVTRGKPDLREQFDLGAEREALPLDLNSPLWARLQGPNQWPASLPTLKPLLLDWQQAMTRMSLRLLRAFAQALSLPQEAFDQLYGDKPNEHIKLMRYPGRAPDESNQGVGAHKDSGFLSFLLQDHQAGLQVEIEEGRWIDALPRDNTLVVNIGELLELATNGYLRATVHRVLSPPKGSERLSIAFFLGAQLDAVVPLYPLPAALLREARGPASDPDNPLFRDVGWNYLKGRLRSHPDVAQRYYADALIPKALSA from the coding sequence ATGCCGCACACACGGGACATCACCACCTTACCGACCCTGGATCTTTCATTGCTCGACGGCAGCCCGGTGCAGCGTCAGGCGTTTCTTGACGATTTGCGCCACGCCGCACGGGATGTCGGATTCCTCTACCTGACCGGCCACGGCATCGACAGCATCTTGTTGAAGCAGGTGCAGGAGCATGCCCGACAGTTCTTTGCCCTGCCGGACCACGAGAAGGCGGCAGTTGGCATGATCAACTCACCACATTTTCGCGGTTATAACCGTACGGCTTCGGAGGTCACTCGCGGCAAGCCTGACCTGCGCGAGCAGTTCGATCTGGGGGCCGAGAGGGAGGCTTTGCCGCTCGACCTGAACAGCCCGCTCTGGGCGCGCCTGCAAGGCCCCAATCAATGGCCGGCCTCGCTGCCGACACTCAAGCCCTTGCTGCTGGATTGGCAGCAAGCCATGACCCGCATGTCGTTGCGCTTGCTGCGTGCCTTCGCCCAGGCGCTGTCGCTGCCGCAGGAGGCTTTCGATCAGTTGTACGGCGACAAGCCCAATGAACACATCAAATTGATGCGTTATCCGGGGCGGGCGCCAGACGAAAGTAATCAAGGCGTCGGGGCTCACAAGGATTCGGGATTCCTGAGCTTCCTGCTGCAAGATCACCAGGCCGGCCTGCAAGTCGAGATCGAGGAGGGGCGCTGGATCGACGCGCTGCCTCGGGACAACACCCTGGTGGTGAACATCGGCGAATTACTGGAGCTGGCCACCAACGGTTATCTGCGCGCTACGGTGCATCGGGTGCTGTCGCCACCCAAGGGCAGCGAGCGCTTGTCGATTGCGTTTTTCCTTGGGGCGCAACTGGACGCGGTGGTGCCGCTTTACCCCTTGCCCGCGGCGTTACTGCGTGAAGCGCGAGGCCCGGCCAGTGATCCTGACAATCCCTTGTTTCGTGACGTGGGCTGGAACTACCTCAAAGGCCGCCTGCGCTCCCATCCTGACGTTGCCCAGCGTTACTACGCCGATGCACTGATCCCCAAGGCCCTGAGTGCCTGA
- a CDS encoding MetQ/NlpA family ABC transporter substrate-binding protein produces the protein MFKQTGLTLAVLGGLVASFSALALEPLRVAADPVPHAQILAYVQKIDPQLNLKVIEIPNGVNSNELLVHGDVDANYFQHLPYLKSQEQALGKKLEVAATVHIEPLGIYSHRHKSFAQVPQKGTVAVPNNVTNLSRALYLLQDNGLIKLKAGFNDPATDQATPKDIAENPKQLKILEIESPQIPRALDDVDLAVINGNYALEAGLVPAKDALGLEKAEHNPYANILVTTPTLRDDPRIKQLAKDLTSPQVTKFITDNFSGSVIPVTVADSKP, from the coding sequence ATGTTCAAACAAACAGGATTGACCCTGGCAGTGCTGGGTGGGCTGGTTGCTTCTTTCAGTGCCCTGGCCCTGGAGCCGTTGCGGGTGGCAGCGGACCCGGTACCGCATGCGCAAATTCTGGCGTACGTCCAGAAGATCGATCCCCAGCTGAACCTCAAGGTCATCGAGATCCCCAATGGCGTGAACTCGAATGAGTTGCTGGTGCATGGCGACGTAGATGCCAACTACTTCCAGCATTTGCCTTACCTGAAGTCTCAGGAACAGGCCCTTGGCAAAAAACTCGAGGTGGCTGCGACGGTGCACATCGAGCCACTGGGGATCTATTCCCATCGGCACAAAAGCTTCGCCCAGGTGCCACAAAAAGGCACGGTAGCCGTCCCCAACAACGTCACCAATCTCAGTCGCGCCCTGTACCTGCTTCAGGACAACGGCCTGATCAAACTCAAGGCAGGCTTCAACGACCCGGCCACCGATCAGGCGACACCCAAGGACATCGCCGAGAACCCGAAACAGCTGAAGATCCTCGAAATCGAGTCGCCGCAGATTCCCCGCGCCCTGGATGACGTGGACCTTGCGGTGATAAATGGCAACTACGCGCTGGAAGCCGGTTTGGTGCCAGCCAAGGACGCGCTGGGGCTGGAAAAGGCCGAGCACAACCCGTACGCCAATATCCTGGTGACCACGCCCACGTTGCGGGACGACCCGCGGATCAAGCAACTGGCCAAAGACCTGACTTCGCCTCAGGTGACCAAGTTCATCACTGACAACTTCTCGGGTTCGGTGATCCCGGTTACGGTGGCGGACAGCAAGCCATGA
- a CDS encoding LLM class flavin-dependent oxidoreductase, protein MSDAKPLLFALYEQASVGCGGAPSLWTHPVDERLAINSLGYWSNLARIADQANLDMLFFGDVLGFYDVFGGNADAAMKWAVEAPANDPLMIIPALAAVTDNLAFGVTVTTSYEHPFTHARRFSTLDHLTNGRVGWNIVTSYLSSAARNFGLEQMIKHDDRYERAEEFLDVVYKLWEGSWADDAVVADKARHLYARGDRVRPINHAGEHYRVAGPHLTSPSPQRTPLLIQAGWSGRGREFAAKHAELIFIAKSNPQEIRQGLEDIWAKAQARGRQREDVKSLTVLRIVTAKTEIEAQRKYDALQSNYHLQAQLVSYAGDTGIDISRYADSDALSTHTEGLTSYVMHPDGSGKPLTAGDVKQRFAKVTRGSDLILVGTPQQVADRIEEHARISGTSGYMINPLISPGTLEDFVELIIPELQKRGLYRTQPQSGTFRSRLREDGSNHLPDSAYGASFRFDKDL, encoded by the coding sequence ATGTCCGATGCAAAACCTCTGCTGTTTGCACTCTACGAACAAGCCAGCGTGGGCTGCGGCGGTGCTCCGAGCCTCTGGACGCACCCGGTCGACGAGCGTCTGGCAATCAACTCCCTGGGCTACTGGTCGAACCTGGCGCGCATTGCCGACCAGGCTAACCTCGATATGTTGTTCTTCGGCGACGTGCTGGGTTTCTACGACGTCTTTGGTGGCAATGCCGATGCCGCGATGAAATGGGCTGTGGAAGCGCCGGCCAACGACCCGCTGATGATCATTCCCGCCTTGGCCGCGGTCACGGACAACCTCGCGTTCGGCGTCACGGTCACCACCAGCTATGAACACCCTTTCACCCATGCCCGGCGTTTCAGCACCCTGGACCACCTGACCAATGGCCGCGTGGGCTGGAACATCGTGACCTCTTATCTGTCCAGCGCCGCGCGTAATTTCGGTCTTGAACAGATGATCAAACACGATGACCGCTATGAGCGCGCCGAAGAGTTCCTCGATGTGGTGTACAAGCTCTGGGAAGGCAGTTGGGCCGACGACGCCGTGGTTGCCGACAAGGCTCGTCATTTGTATGCCCGAGGTGATCGGGTACGGCCGATCAATCACGCTGGCGAGCATTATCGGGTAGCCGGTCCGCACCTGACCTCGCCGTCACCGCAACGCACGCCGCTGCTGATCCAGGCCGGCTGGTCGGGTCGCGGCCGTGAGTTCGCGGCGAAGCACGCCGAGCTGATTTTCATCGCTAAATCCAACCCTCAGGAAATCCGCCAGGGCCTGGAAGACATATGGGCCAAGGCTCAGGCACGCGGCCGCCAGCGTGAGGATGTAAAGTCCCTGACCGTGCTGCGTATCGTCACCGCCAAAACCGAGATTGAAGCCCAGCGTAAATATGATGCGTTGCAAAGCAACTACCATCTGCAGGCGCAACTGGTCAGTTATGCGGGTGACACCGGCATCGACATCAGCCGCTACGCCGACAGCGATGCACTGTCGACCCATACCGAAGGGCTGACGTCCTATGTCATGCACCCTGATGGCAGTGGTAAACCGTTGACTGCCGGGGACGTGAAGCAACGTTTTGCCAAGGTCACCCGCGGCAGCGACCTGATCCTGGTGGGCACCCCGCAACAGGTAGCCGACCGGATCGAAGAACACGCGCGCATTTCCGGTACCAGCGGCTACATGATCAATCCATTGATCAGCCCCGGCACACTTGAAGATTTCGTAGAGTTGATCATTCCCGAATTGCAGAAGCGCGGCCTCTACAGAACCCAGCCGCAAAGTGGAACCTTCAGGTCCAGGCTGAGGGAGGATGGCAGCAACCACTTACCCGATTCGGCTTACGGAGCCTCATTCCGCTTCGACAAGGACCTATAG
- the glyA gene encoding serine hydroxymethyltransferase, whose protein sequence is MAVNTEQLKNQADLLRRGLADLRAEDAELARILDAEVTRQHRTLSLVSSSCAVKPRTLVASASALVNVTAEGTPGRRYHTGCENVDLVESLAIRRARELFGAQYAGVQSHSASNANYHVLSALLEPGDTLLGMALDHGGHLAHGNSVTFTGTYYKAIRYGTTSEGLIDYDKVRKLALAHRPRIIICGATAYSRVVDFELFRKIADEAGAILLADISHIAGLVATGRHPSPINAAHVTTTCTHKQLAGPRGGLILSGRDANKKVPGLKSTFSRVLDQAVFPRMQGAPAVNMIAAKAAALGYAMSPEFDAYMERIRATADEMARAFQAHDYEVVGGRSENHTILIRLRGAITGSIAESALERCGIIVDKNRVPGETRSSSATRGLRIGTGSMAQRHIDPQGCRQVVDLVCRILDKVMPLNEQEYTLEPALQEQFRLQAEALCAMYPIDDYMER, encoded by the coding sequence ATGGCAGTCAATACTGAACAGCTTAAGAACCAAGCTGACCTACTGCGACGAGGCTTGGCGGATCTGCGAGCAGAAGACGCCGAGCTGGCGAGGATCTTGGACGCTGAAGTCACGCGTCAACACCGAACACTGTCACTGGTCTCTTCTTCCTGTGCGGTCAAGCCTCGAACCTTGGTGGCATCAGCCTCGGCGCTCGTCAACGTCACGGCGGAGGGCACACCAGGCAGGCGCTATCACACAGGCTGCGAGAACGTCGATTTGGTCGAGTCTCTGGCAATCCGAAGAGCTCGGGAACTGTTCGGCGCCCAATACGCAGGCGTGCAATCACACTCGGCATCGAACGCCAATTACCACGTCCTCTCTGCCCTACTTGAGCCTGGGGATACTCTACTTGGAATGGCCCTCGATCACGGAGGACATCTTGCACACGGCAACTCCGTCACATTCACTGGCACTTACTACAAGGCGATCAGATACGGCACGACATCAGAGGGACTCATCGATTACGACAAGGTGCGCAAACTGGCTCTCGCCCATCGCCCGCGCATCATCATCTGCGGTGCAACTGCCTACTCGCGGGTCGTAGATTTCGAACTGTTCCGCAAGATTGCCGATGAAGCCGGGGCCATCCTGCTCGCTGACATTTCGCATATCGCCGGACTTGTTGCCACGGGGCGACATCCGAGCCCGATCAATGCTGCCCACGTCACTACGACTTGCACACACAAGCAGCTTGCGGGTCCCCGCGGAGGCCTGATTCTTTCAGGCCGAGACGCCAACAAAAAGGTTCCAGGCCTGAAATCAACCTTTAGTCGTGTCCTCGATCAAGCCGTTTTTCCCCGGATGCAGGGCGCGCCAGCCGTCAACATGATCGCTGCAAAGGCCGCCGCGCTGGGCTACGCAATGTCCCCGGAGTTTGACGCCTACATGGAACGGATTCGGGCCACGGCTGATGAGATGGCCAGAGCATTTCAGGCCCATGACTACGAGGTCGTGGGAGGTCGCAGCGAAAACCACACGATTCTGATTCGGTTGCGTGGGGCCATCACTGGTTCCATCGCGGAGTCGGCGCTAGAGCGCTGCGGGATCATAGTTGATAAAAATCGCGTGCCGGGCGAGACCCGATCGTCATCCGCCACCAGAGGGTTGCGTATCGGCACCGGCTCCATGGCGCAACGCCACATCGACCCCCAGGGATGCCGCCAAGTCGTCGATTTGGTTTGCCGGATCCTGGACAAGGTGATGCCGCTCAACGAGCAAGAGTACACACTGGAACCCGCGCTGCAGGAGCAATTCCGTCTACAGGCCGAAGCGTTGTGCGCAATGTATCCCATAGATGACTACATGGAGCGCTGA
- the queC gene encoding 7-cyano-7-deazaguanine synthase QueC → MSNKAVIVFSGGQDSTTCLIHALPLYDEIHCITFDYGQRHRAEIEVAQHLSKKLGVTVHKVLDTSLLNELAISSLTRDNIPVPTMNSSGESLPNTFVPGRNILFLTLASIYAYQVQAKTVITGVCETDFSGYPDCRNEFVKALNKAIELGMEYTLQLETPLMWLNKAETWALADYHNQLDLIRHDTLSCYNGIKGSGCANCDACNLRAKGLNDYLENKTDIMNSLKDKLKLK, encoded by the coding sequence ATGAGTAACAAAGCAGTTATCGTTTTTAGTGGCGGACAAGATTCAACAACCTGTTTAATCCATGCACTGCCTCTCTATGATGAAATACACTGTATTACGTTTGATTATGGTCAGCGCCATCGTGCAGAAATTGAAGTCGCACAACACCTTTCAAAAAAGCTTGGCGTGACAGTGCACAAAGTACTGGACACCTCCTTGCTAAATGAGTTGGCCATCAGCAGCCTGACACGCGACAACATCCCGGTTCCAACCATGAATAGCTCCGGAGAAAGTCTGCCAAACACTTTCGTACCCGGAAGAAATATTCTGTTTTTAACCTTGGCTTCTATTTACGCCTATCAAGTTCAAGCTAAAACTGTAATCACAGGGGTTTGCGAAACAGACTTCTCTGGGTATCCTGACTGTCGAAATGAGTTTGTCAAGGCATTGAACAAAGCCATTGAATTAGGCATGGAATATACATTGCAACTTGAAACTCCGCTTATGTGGCTGAACAAGGCGGAAACGTGGGCCTTGGCCGACTACCACAACCAATTAGACTTGATTCGCCACGATACACTCTCCTGCTACAACGGTATAAAAGGAAGTGGCTGCGCCAACTGCGACGCTTGCAATCTTCGCGCAAAAGGACTGAATGATTATCTGGAGAATAAAACAGACATCATGAACAGCTTAAAAGACAAACTGAAATTAAAATAG
- a CDS encoding iron transporter — translation MRTHLSLALLLLVPLAHAKEYPIGEPQLCQGLEVGAVYLQPIEMAPAGMMRATVDSDVHLEADIRATADNRQGFQEGSFVPYLNVSFNLSRAGNPDEIKGDFHAMVANDGPHYGDNVKLLGPGKYRLTFTVLPPTGHGSLGRHTDKETGVAPWFERCELHYEFIYAGIGKKGGY, via the coding sequence ATGCGTACTCACCTCTCACTCGCCCTGCTCTTGCTCGTACCGCTGGCTCACGCGAAGGAGTACCCGATCGGGGAACCCCAGCTGTGTCAGGGACTGGAAGTCGGGGCGGTGTATCTGCAACCCATCGAGATGGCCCCGGCGGGCATGATGCGGGCGACTGTCGATTCCGATGTTCACCTGGAAGCCGACATTCGGGCCACCGCGGACAATCGACAGGGCTTTCAGGAAGGTAGTTTCGTGCCTTACCTCAATGTCTCGTTCAACTTGAGCAGAGCGGGTAACCCGGACGAAATCAAGGGCGACTTCCATGCCATGGTCGCCAATGACGGTCCGCACTATGGCGACAATGTGAAGCTGCTGGGACCGGGCAAATATCGGCTGACCTTCACCGTGCTACCACCCACCGGTCACGGTTCCCTCGGGCGTCATACCGATAAGGAAACCGGTGTAGCGCCCTGGTTCGAACGCTGCGAACTGCACTACGAGTTCATTTATGCCGGCATCGGTAAAAAAGGTGGCTATTGA